One Chlorobaculum limnaeum genomic window carries:
- a CDS encoding endonuclease domain-containing protein — protein MEAYNKKLKEPSRRLRCEMTDAEQHLWGRLRRKQIHGVQFNRQKPILDYIVDFYCAKAKLVIELDGSQHYESEHREKDRVRDETLAELGLLVLRYDNRQALLETEAVLEDIYAKVEERLGIPLAPLFLRGRRVAPPFFQGGGV, from the coding sequence ATGGAAGCGTACAACAAAAAACTCAAAGAGCCATCACGAAGATTGCGCTGCGAAATGACCGATGCAGAGCAGCATCTATGGGGGCGTCTGCGTCGAAAGCAGATACATGGCGTGCAGTTCAACAGACAGAAACCGATTCTTGACTACATTGTCGATTTCTACTGCGCAAAAGCAAAGCTGGTGATTGAACTGGACGGCAGTCAACATTATGAATCCGAACATCGAGAGAAAGACCGGGTTCGGGATGAGACATTGGCGGAGTTGGGGTTGCTTGTGCTGCGTTACGACAACCGGCAAGCACTGTTGGAGACTGAGGCGGTGCTTGAGGATATTTATGCGAAAGTGGAAGAACGTTTAGGAATCCCCCTGGCCCCCCTTTTTCTAAGGGGGAGGCGTGTAGCCCCTCCTTTTTTCCAAGGGGGAGGCGTGTAG
- a CDS encoding alpha/beta fold hydrolase: protein MTSLPKTTPLHLATVGDPALPKIVFLHGFLGSGSDWLPFARKLEERFCSILVDLPGHGEAAIPADGEADGFFMRTVDALAGEVRRLSAGPCVLVGYSMGGRIGKNVSTFRG, encoded by the coding sequence ATGACATCGCTTCCGAAAACCACTCCTCTCCACCTCGCCACCGTCGGCGATCCGGCGTTGCCGAAGATCGTGTTTCTGCACGGCTTCCTCGGATCGGGAAGCGACTGGCTTCCGTTCGCCCGCAAGCTTGAGGAGCGCTTTTGCAGCATCCTCGTCGATCTGCCGGGGCATGGCGAAGCGGCGATTCCGGCGGACGGAGAGGCGGACGGATTTTTCATGCGCACGGTCGATGCGCTGGCGGGCGAAGTTCGGCGACTGAGCGCCGGGCCGTGCGTGCTGGTCGGCTATTCGATGGGCGGGCGGATCGGGAAAAATGTATCAACTTTTCGGGGATGA
- a CDS encoding rhodanese-like domain-containing protein, which produces MKKILFLLVTLFIATSQLYAAAFDASQLPKNKQTIAGKYLSAQEAYEMVVKNPGKLLFVDVRTPAEIVYVGIADQVSLNIPYELDDFSTWDGKKNLYRLNLNPAFTQKVAEALAAKALGKSDPVILMCRSGGRSASAADLLTNAGYSNVYSVYDGFEGDMSKEGRRAVNGWKNANLPWGYKLDPQRAYLPK; this is translated from the coding sequence ATGAAAAAAATCCTCTTTCTGCTCGTTACGCTCTTCATTGCGACGAGTCAACTTTACGCGGCTGCGTTCGATGCAAGCCAGCTTCCGAAAAACAAGCAAACCATTGCCGGAAAATATCTTTCGGCACAGGAAGCTTACGAGATGGTCGTCAAAAATCCCGGAAAGCTGCTTTTCGTCGATGTGCGCACTCCTGCTGAAATCGTGTATGTCGGCATCGCCGATCAGGTCAGTCTGAACATTCCTTACGAGCTTGACGATTTCTCGACCTGGGATGGCAAGAAGAACCTCTACCGTCTGAACCTCAATCCCGCATTCACGCAGAAGGTCGCCGAAGCGCTCGCCGCCAAAGCTCTGGGAAAATCTGATCCGGTCATCCTGATGTGCCGTTCTGGCGGACGAAGCGCCTCGGCTGCCGACCTTTTGACCAACGCCGGGTACAGCAACGTCTATTCGGTCTATGACGGCTTCGAAGGTGATATGAGCAAGGAAGGACGCCGGGCGGTAAACGGCTGGAAAAACGCCAACCTGCCCTGGGGCTACAAGCTCGACCCTCAGAGGGCATACCTGCCGAAGTAA
- a CDS encoding YlcI/YnfO family protein yields the protein MKSASLPSLRVEPELRKAAEEVLREGETLSAFIEASLRANIERRLSQKEFIARGLASRDHARQTGEYVDAGAVLDRLELMLNEVKEQRS from the coding sequence ATGAAAAGCGCATCGTTACCATCGCTGCGGGTCGAGCCGGAGCTTCGCAAAGCGGCGGAAGAGGTTTTACGTGAAGGCGAAACGCTCTCCGCATTCATCGAGGCTTCGCTCAGGGCGAACATCGAGCGGCGGCTTAGCCAGAAGGAGTTTATCGCTCGCGGCCTCGCTTCGCGGGATCACGCCCGTCAGACTGGTGAGTATGTTGATGCCGGGGCGGTTCTCGACAGGCTGGAGCTGATGCTGAACGAGGTGAAAGAACAGCGCTCATGA
- the menH gene encoding 2-succinyl-6-hydroxy-2,4-cyclohexadiene-1-carboxylate synthase yields MSPASHMIPLHLATVGDPALPKIVFLHGFLGSGSDWLPFARKLEERFCSILVDLPGHGEAAIPADGEADGFFMRTVETLAGEIRRLSAGPCVLVGYSMGGRIGLALALRHPELFSKAVIVSSSPGLRTEEERVARRKSDEGVARKIERNFEGFIEFWYSQPLFATLKSHTLFREVEAQRKQGAPQNLARALRLLGTGNQPSFWNELPGNRLPMLFCVGEKDAKYVEVGRHIAELCPESRLEFFAGCGHTLHIEEPERFLASVERFVDQW; encoded by the coding sequence ATGTCGCCTGCTTCACACATGATCCCCCTCCACCTCGCCACCGTCGGCGACCCGGCGTTGCCGAAGATCGTGTTTCTGCACGGCTTCCTCGGATCGGGAAGCGACTGGCTTCCGTTCGCCCGCAAGCTTGAGGAGCGCTTTTGCAGCATCCTCGTCGATCTGCCGGGGCATGGCGAAGCGGCGATTCCGGCGGACGGAGAGGCGGACGGATTTTTCATGCGGACGGTCGAGACGCTGGCGGGCGAGATTCGGCGGTTGAGCGCCGGGCCGTGCGTGCTGGTCGGCTATTCGATGGGCGGGCGGATCGGGCTGGCGCTGGCGTTGCGGCACCCGGAGCTGTTCTCGAAAGCGGTGATCGTCTCCTCGTCACCGGGATTGCGGACGGAGGAGGAGCGGGTGGCGCGGCGCAAGAGCGACGAGGGCGTCGCCCGCAAGATCGAGCGGAATTTCGAGGGGTTCATCGAATTCTGGTACAGCCAGCCGCTCTTCGCGACGCTGAAAAGCCATACTCTCTTCCGCGAGGTCGAGGCGCAACGCAAGCAGGGAGCGCCGCAAAATCTCGCCCGCGCGCTGCGTCTGCTCGGTACGGGCAACCAGCCGTCATTCTGGAACGAACTGCCCGGCAACCGCCTGCCGATGCTCTTCTGCGTCGGCGAAAAGGATGCGAAATACGTAGAGGTCGGGCGTCACATTGCGGAGCTGTGCCCCGAATCGCGCCTCGAATTCTTCGCCGGATGCGGCCACACGCTGCACATCGAGGAGCCGGAACGGTTTCTGGCGAGCGTGGAGCGGTTTGTGGATCAGTGGTAA
- a CDS encoding killer suppression protein HigA → MNIRYHTKKLEKSVECPKAMQRHYGKMAKKVDIRLQQFSAASNLEKLIHLNGLRCHELHVDRAGKLAVDISPNHRIVFEPDHDPLPEKADGGLDWKLVTAIVITEIAVDYH, encoded by the coding sequence ATGAACATTCGTTACCACACCAAAAAGCTGGAGAAAAGTGTCGAGTGCCCGAAGGCGATGCAGCGGCACTATGGCAAGATGGCCAAAAAAGTGGATATCCGGCTTCAGCAGTTTTCGGCTGCATCGAATCTTGAAAAGCTCATCCATCTGAACGGACTTCGTTGCCATGAGCTTCATGTTGACAGGGCCGGTAAACTTGCTGTAGATATCTCCCCGAATCATCGAATTGTTTTTGAACCCGATCATGACCCGCTTCCTGAAAAGGCGGATGGCGGACTTGACTGGAAGCTGGTAACCGCCATCGTTATTACTGAAATCGCTGTCGATTACCATTGA
- a CDS encoding DinB family protein, which produces MDALSLLIDQFRHMAWADALVLTTITGNPVAAADDCILARLRHLYAVQRIFLDVWLARPLDPRVADDLDLRALCAFARGVHQESMRFLEALTPAELERVVELPWSKTATAKLGFEVAAHTLAEALVQVPQHSAYHRGQVAARLRELGVDPPMTDFIAWVWRHKPEPAWPGDDRE; this is translated from the coding sequence ATGGACGCCCTGTCTCTGCTCATCGATCAGTTCCGGCACATGGCCTGGGCTGATGCGCTGGTTTTGACGACGATCACCGGCAATCCGGTGGCGGCGGCGGATGACTGCATCCTCGCCAGATTGCGGCACTTGTACGCGGTGCAGCGGATTTTTCTCGACGTGTGGCTCGCCCGTCCGCTCGATCCGCGCGTGGCCGATGATCTCGATCTTCGCGCTCTCTGCGCGTTCGCGCGTGGCGTCCATCAGGAATCGATGCGCTTTCTCGAAGCGCTGACACCGGCGGAGCTGGAGCGCGTCGTCGAGCTGCCGTGGTCGAAAACGGCGACCGCAAAGCTCGGCTTCGAGGTCGCCGCGCACACGCTTGCCGAAGCGCTCGTGCAGGTGCCGCAGCACAGCGCCTACCATCGCGGGCAGGTCGCCGCCCGGCTGCGCGAACTCGGCGTCGATCCGCCCATGACCGACTTTATCGCCTGGGTCTGGCGGCACAAGCCGGAACCGGCGTGGCCTGGCGATGACCGGGAGTGA
- a CDS encoding site-specific DNA-methyltransferase: MKPQQKQKLELTWIGKGEEPKLEPRILIEQPELSYGDPTTGNMLIQGDNLLALKALEQDFAGKVKCIFIDPPYNTGSAFEHYDDGLEHSQWLNLMVPRLRILRELLSEDGSIWVTIDDNEAHYLKVVMDEIFGRRNFVANVIWQKRTSPDARLYIGDAHDHVLLYSKSSPKFALNRVPLNASQSAQFKNPDNDPRGPWTSTDFTAQGWRPNQMYKLTTSAGVEYEPPPGRCWANIESEFLRLVGDNRVWFGKDGKSRPRTKNFLSEHEGVRAWSWWSNAEVGHNQEAKKEINDLFGADTAFATPKPERLLHRIITLSTNQNDLVLDSFLGSGTTAAVAQKMGRRYIGIELGDHARTHCQPRLKKVVDGSDQGGISKAVGWQGGGGFRYFTLAPSLLNRDKYGNWIISKEYNPDMLAAAMAKQEGFRYQPDELVYWKQARSSEKDFLFTTTAFLTAEMLDGIHDEMQPEESLLIACKAFQRECRNRHANISIKKIPHMLLGRCEFGREDYSLNIVQVPVEESPDELADEPDELPENDAPARSVQTNLFD, encoded by the coding sequence ATGAAACCGCAGCAGAAACAGAAGCTCGAACTGACCTGGATTGGCAAGGGCGAGGAGCCGAAGCTCGAACCGAGGATTCTCATCGAGCAGCCGGAACTCAGCTACGGCGATCCCACGACCGGCAACATGCTGATTCAGGGCGACAACCTGCTCGCCCTCAAAGCGCTCGAACAGGATTTCGCCGGGAAGGTCAAGTGCATTTTCATCGATCCGCCGTACAACACCGGCAGCGCGTTCGAGCATTACGACGACGGGCTGGAGCACAGCCAGTGGTTGAATCTGATGGTTCCACGATTGAGGATTTTGCGGGAGCTGCTTTCAGAGGATGGTTCGATCTGGGTGACGATTGACGATAATGAGGCGCATTATCTGAAGGTTGTGATGGATGAGATTTTCGGAAGGAGGAATTTTGTCGCGAATGTTATTTGGCAAAAAAGGACATCACCAGATGCAAGACTATATATCGGAGACGCCCACGACCATGTATTGCTTTACTCGAAAAGCAGCCCTAAGTTTGCATTAAATCGAGTACCACTTAACGCTTCCCAATCAGCACAATTCAAGAATCCAGATAATGACCCGCGCGGCCCTTGGACTTCTACAGACTTTACAGCGCAAGGTTGGCGACCGAATCAAATGTATAAACTTACGACTTCGGCAGGAGTCGAATACGAACCCCCGCCAGGACGTTGCTGGGCAAATATAGAAAGTGAGTTTCTGAGGCTGGTAGGTGATAATCGCGTGTGGTTTGGAAAAGACGGTAAATCAAGACCTCGAACCAAGAATTTTTTAAGCGAACATGAAGGCGTTAGAGCATGGTCTTGGTGGAGTAATGCCGAGGTTGGACACAATCAGGAAGCAAAAAAAGAAATAAATGATTTGTTTGGCGCAGATACCGCGTTTGCTACTCCAAAGCCAGAAAGGCTTCTTCATAGAATTATCACTTTATCTACCAATCAGAACGACCTTGTCCTTGACTCTTTCCTCGGTTCCGGCACGACTGCTGCTGTGGCGCAGAAGATGGGGCGGCGGTATATCGGGATCGAGCTTGGCGACCATGCCAGGACGCATTGCCAGCCGCGGTTGAAAAAGGTGGTTGACGGCTCGGATCAGGGCGGCATCAGCAAGGCGGTCGGCTGGCAGGGTGGCGGCGGGTTCCGGTACTTCACCCTCGCGCCGTCGCTGCTCAATCGCGACAAGTACGGCAACTGGATCATCAGCAAGGAGTACAACCCCGACATGCTTGCCGCCGCAATGGCCAAGCAAGAGGGGTTCCGCTATCAGCCGGACGAGCTGGTTTACTGGAAGCAGGCGCGGAGCAGCGAAAAGGATTTCCTCTTCACCACGACCGCCTTTCTCACCGCCGAAATGCTCGACGGAATCCACGATGAAATGCAGCCCGAAGAGAGCCTGCTCATCGCCTGCAAGGCGTTTCAGCGTGAGTGCCGGAACCGCCACGCCAACATCTCCATCAAAAAAATCCCCCACATGCTGCTCGGGCGCTGCGAGTTTGGCCGCGAAGATTACAGCCTGAACATCGTGCAGGTTCCGGTTGAAGAATCGCCCGATGAACTCGCCGATGAGCCGGACGAACTCCCTGAAAACGACGCTCCGGCGCGATCCGTGCAAACCAATCTTTTCGACTGA
- a CDS encoding arylamine N-acetyltransferase family protein — protein MKAANFDLPSYLARIGFEGDPSPGFETLKRMMRCQLCSVPFENLDVQAGRVPSLAPEAMYAKIVERRRGGYCYEVNGLFAMALEALGIPYRLVAARPMTYAVRRPKTHVAIIAAVDGAEWLCDLGFGSFGIREPIDLRWLDRELRQDFDTFRLTMASERDYQLQSFIDGEWKRLYEFNLCPQEMVDFEPANWLNATHPDTIFTQGLIVVLQHPSGKLVLSGERFRNFSEGRVEEIVVRPEEVEELLRKRFLLDGGR, from the coding sequence ATGAAAGCCGCCAATTTCGATCTTCCATCATATCTCGCTCGCATCGGCTTCGAGGGCGATCCGTCGCCCGGTTTCGAGACGCTGAAGCGCATGATGCGCTGCCAGCTCTGTTCGGTGCCGTTCGAGAATCTCGACGTGCAGGCGGGCCGGGTGCCATCGCTCGCGCCCGAAGCGATGTACGCCAAGATCGTCGAGCGACGGCGTGGCGGCTACTGCTACGAGGTGAACGGCCTCTTCGCGATGGCGCTCGAAGCGCTCGGCATTCCGTACCGGCTGGTGGCGGCGCGTCCGATGACCTACGCCGTCCGGCGTCCGAAAACCCACGTGGCGATCATCGCCGCCGTCGATGGCGCGGAGTGGCTCTGCGACCTCGGCTTCGGGAGTTTCGGCATTCGCGAGCCGATCGATCTCCGCTGGCTCGACAGGGAGTTGCGGCAGGATTTCGACACCTTCCGCCTGACGATGGCGTCGGAGCGCGATTACCAGTTGCAGTCGTTTATCGATGGCGAGTGGAAGAGGCTCTACGAGTTCAACCTCTGCCCGCAGGAGATGGTGGACTTCGAACCGGCAAACTGGCTCAACGCGACCCATCCCGATACGATTTTCACGCAAGGGCTGATCGTCGTCTTGCAGCATCCGTCGGGCAAGCTGGTACTGAGCGGCGAGCGCTTCAGGAATTTTTCGGAAGGGCGGGTCGAAGAGATCGTCGTCAGGCCGGAGGAGGTCGAGGAGCTGTTGCGCAAGCGGTTTTTGCTGGATGGCGGTCGATGA
- a CDS encoding type II toxin-antitoxin system RelE/ParE family toxin, translating into MSFNVRFTPEAEDDLLRLYSFLLQEDMLAAEQALTALRKAIDLLRDFPFSCRKAVADNPFLRELLIPFGQSGYVMLFEIDGQQSVTVLAVRHQREDDYH; encoded by the coding sequence ATGAGCTTCAACGTTCGCTTTACCCCTGAAGCCGAAGATGACCTTCTTCGCCTCTACTCCTTTCTTCTGCAAGAAGATATGCTCGCAGCCGAACAGGCTCTGACCGCACTGAGAAAGGCGATTGACCTGTTGCGCGACTTCCCGTTCAGTTGCCGGAAAGCAGTTGCGGACAATCCATTTCTTCGCGAGCTGCTCATTCCGTTCGGCCAATCGGGCTATGTCATGCTGTTCGAGATCGACGGCCAACAGAGCGTTACCGTGCTTGCCGTCCGGCATCAGCGTGAAGACGATTACCACTGA
- a CDS encoding DEAD/DEAH box helicase produces the protein MSRTNSLKTTLRRDPCKPIFSTDTPMNQKASYIKQRLSLRQPLREALDIVAELADLLPLQKEANLADALEVVSERYATCTDFERAFPSLCFSIATGVGKTRLMGACIAYLYLRKGIRNFFVLAPNLTIYEKLIEDFGNPNYAKYVFNGISEFVHNRPVIITGDNYAQQGALFGEEEIRINIFNISKFNRDAASATRGKEKGQLPRMKRLSEYLGQSYWEYLSGLDDLVILMDEAHRYHADASRNAINELNPVLGLELTATPTDEKGNPFRNVVYEYTLAKALSDGRYVKEPAVATRRNFQPKGLSDKEIEIIKLEDAVNLHWDTKTAIEVYARTNGVEAVKPFILVVCRDIAHAQETAEYLRSAAFFNGEFSDKVLQIDSSTRRDDEVERQFVELEESDNGIEIVVHVNMLKEGWDVRNLYTIVPLRAANAAVLIEQTIGRGLRLPYNGERTGEKKVDTLTVIAHDNFDKVIEAAKNPDSVLNKFSVIELSNDDLATRTVPVTSVTRIEAEVQEEERKIAAMQNVEEQRNATRTLDARKAIIRALPVISTTQGVTGSADSLKPEIRQLVMEKVESDLGRGQLNVFAGEILEEAAAIYEETVAGFLKHTIDIPRIDLVQGEVPVWFEEFDLDVARGFEFRLMDEEIIRRNLRNDEVDMVGVRQGAGEPDSPKNQLVSEVLDCCTEVDYDSNADLLHKLAGQALVKLEEGLDDKEKLRWLVRQYRKIIALKICDQMRAHFRMGEPEYREPNVLPFVRIEPWNFSALAENGYRDYRDPVSPVSAIPKYVYRGFTKACHFEYKFDSKAEKDFAFVLEHDDEIIKWLRPALNQFRIYWSNNTKLYEPDFIAETAEAICMIETKAANELDAPEVREKAAAALLFCAHATAFTTSNNGKPWKYLLIPHDKVATTSSFGYLAGLFELK, from the coding sequence ATGAGCCGGACGAACTCCCTGAAAACGACGCTCCGGCGCGATCCGTGCAAACCAATCTTTTCGACTGATACCCCCATGAACCAGAAGGCTTCATACATCAAGCAGCGCCTCTCGCTGCGCCAGCCGCTCCGGGAAGCGCTCGACATCGTGGCCGAACTTGCCGACCTGCTGCCGCTGCAAAAGGAGGCCAATCTGGCGGATGCGCTGGAAGTGGTTTCAGAACGCTACGCCACCTGCACCGACTTCGAGCGGGCCTTTCCCTCGCTCTGCTTCTCCATCGCCACCGGCGTCGGCAAGACGCGGCTCATGGGGGCCTGCATCGCGTATCTCTATCTGCGCAAAGGCATCCGCAACTTCTTCGTGCTCGCGCCGAACCTCACCATCTACGAAAAGCTGATCGAAGATTTCGGCAATCCCAACTACGCCAAGTACGTCTTCAACGGCATTTCGGAGTTCGTGCACAACCGCCCGGTCATCATCACCGGCGACAACTACGCCCAGCAGGGGGCGCTGTTCGGCGAAGAGGAAATCCGCATCAACATCTTCAACATCTCCAAGTTCAACCGCGACGCCGCCAGCGCCACGAGGGGCAAGGAGAAGGGGCAGTTGCCGAGGATGAAACGGCTCTCGGAATACCTCGGCCAATCCTACTGGGAGTACCTCTCCGGTCTCGACGATCTGGTCATTCTCATGGACGAGGCGCACCGCTACCATGCCGACGCCTCGCGCAACGCCATCAACGAGCTGAACCCGGTGCTCGGCCTCGAACTCACCGCCACGCCGACCGACGAAAAAGGTAACCCGTTCCGGAACGTCGTCTATGAATACACGCTGGCCAAAGCGCTGTCGGACGGGCGCTATGTCAAGGAACCCGCCGTGGCCACACGCAGGAATTTCCAGCCCAAAGGACTTTCCGACAAAGAGATCGAGATCATCAAGCTCGAAGACGCCGTCAATCTCCACTGGGACACCAAAACCGCCATCGAAGTTTACGCCCGCACCAACGGCGTCGAAGCGGTCAAGCCCTTCATTCTCGTGGTCTGCCGCGACATTGCCCATGCGCAGGAGACGGCGGAGTACCTCCGGTCGGCGGCCTTTTTCAACGGCGAGTTCAGCGACAAGGTGCTTCAGATCGACTCCTCGACCCGCAGGGACGACGAAGTGGAGCGGCAGTTCGTCGAGCTGGAAGAGAGCGACAACGGCATCGAAATCGTCGTTCATGTGAACATGCTCAAGGAGGGGTGGGACGTGCGCAACCTCTACACCATCGTGCCGCTGCGCGCGGCCAATGCCGCCGTGCTGATCGAGCAGACTATCGGGCGCGGGCTTCGCCTGCCCTACAACGGCGAGCGTACCGGCGAAAAAAAGGTCGATACGCTGACGGTCATCGCGCACGACAACTTCGACAAGGTGATCGAAGCGGCGAAAAATCCCGATTCGGTGCTCAACAAGTTCAGCGTTATCGAGCTGTCAAACGATGATCTCGCGACGCGAACGGTTCCCGTTACCTCCGTCACGCGCATCGAAGCCGAGGTGCAGGAGGAGGAGCGGAAGATCGCCGCCATGCAGAACGTCGAAGAGCAACGGAATGCCACGCGGACGCTCGATGCGCGCAAAGCGATCATCAGGGCGCTGCCCGTCATCAGCACCACTCAAGGTGTTACCGGCAGCGCCGATAGCCTGAAACCGGAAATCCGGCAGCTCGTCATGGAAAAGGTCGAAAGCGATCTTGGCCGGGGCCAGCTCAACGTCTTTGCCGGGGAGATTCTCGAAGAGGCGGCGGCGATTTATGAAGAGACGGTTGCCGGGTTTCTGAAGCACACCATCGATATTCCCCGGATCGATCTCGTGCAGGGCGAGGTGCCGGTCTGGTTCGAGGAGTTCGATCTCGACGTGGCGCGGGGCTTCGAGTTCCGGCTCATGGACGAAGAGATCATCCGGCGGAACCTCCGGAACGACGAGGTCGATATGGTCGGCGTCCGGCAGGGAGCAGGCGAACCGGACAGTCCGAAGAACCAGCTTGTTTCGGAAGTGCTCGACTGCTGCACCGAGGTCGATTACGACAGCAACGCCGACCTGCTGCACAAGCTGGCCGGACAGGCTCTTGTCAAACTCGAAGAGGGCCTCGATGACAAAGAGAAGTTGCGCTGGCTGGTTCGTCAGTACCGGAAAATCATCGCGCTCAAGATCTGCGACCAGATGCGGGCACACTTCCGGATGGGCGAGCCGGAATACCGTGAACCCAACGTGTTGCCGTTCGTCAGAATCGAACCGTGGAACTTCTCGGCTCTTGCCGAAAACGGCTATCGTGATTATCGCGATCCGGTAAGTCCGGTCAGTGCGATTCCGAAATATGTCTATCGTGGATTCACGAAAGCCTGCCACTTCGAGTACAAGTTCGACTCCAAAGCCGAGAAAGATTTTGCTTTCGTGCTCGAACACGATGACGAAATCATCAAATGGCTGCGTCCGGCGCTGAACCAGTTCAGAATCTACTGGAGCAACAACACAAAGCTGTACGAACCCGATTTTATTGCCGAAACCGCTGAGGCGATCTGCATGATTGAAACGAAAGCCGCCAACGAACTCGACGCTCCCGAAGTCCGCGAAAAAGCCGCCGCCGCGTTGCTCTTTTGCGCTCATGCCACCGCATTCACCACATCGAACAACGGCAAACCGTGGAAATACCTGCTGATTCCGCACGACAAGGTCGCGACGACTTCGAGCTTCGGGTATCTGGCCGGTTTGTTTGAATTGAAATGA
- a CDS encoding HigA family addiction module antitoxin, with protein sequence MKNVYRTKEDIAIAREVISCPGDTLAEQLEYTGMSQAELAARMGRPKKTINEIIKGKSEITSETAIQLERVVGIPADFWMNLERSYRLRLAEVDAAEALLEKEAWAKQFPLAAMKKLGWISFEDGVVSTAQALLAFFNVASPEVYERVCHRQLYATAYRMSEKCSKDPYAMAAWLRQGERQAESLQAAAYDKKAFEEALLDIKSTLVVMNEGFLAGLQERCLRAGVKVVFTPCLQKAPLNGSTRWLNGTPLIQLSGRFNRNDIFWFTFFHEAAHILKHNKRDVFIEGTDYSCDGKKKEDEADAWAADYLVSRKDERRMLETPLFVKEDFERFAAEIGTHPAIVAGRMAKLGVIHDSVGHTFGFFKKIELNSGEQE encoded by the coding sequence ATGAAGAATGTTTACCGAACGAAAGAGGATATCGCCATTGCGCGTGAAGTCATTTCATGCCCCGGTGATACGCTTGCCGAGCAGCTTGAATACACCGGCATGAGCCAGGCCGAACTGGCTGCCCGCATGGGCAGGCCGAAAAAAACGATCAACGAAATCATAAAAGGCAAGTCCGAAATTACCTCAGAAACGGCGATCCAGCTCGAACGGGTTGTCGGCATTCCTGCCGATTTCTGGATGAACCTCGAACGGAGCTACCGTTTGCGGCTCGCTGAGGTCGATGCGGCGGAAGCGCTGCTGGAAAAGGAGGCGTGGGCCAAACAGTTCCCGCTCGCAGCCATGAAGAAGCTTGGCTGGATCAGTTTCGAGGATGGAGTCGTCAGTACAGCGCAGGCGTTGCTCGCTTTTTTCAATGTGGCTTCTCCAGAGGTATATGAGCGCGTCTGCCACAGGCAGTTGTACGCCACGGCGTATCGCATGAGCGAGAAGTGCAGCAAGGATCCCTACGCGATGGCTGCGTGGCTCCGGCAGGGGGAGCGGCAGGCGGAGTCGCTGCAAGCGGCGGCGTACGATAAAAAGGCGTTCGAGGAGGCGTTGCTCGATATAAAATCGACACTTGTGGTGATGAATGAGGGTTTTCTTGCCGGGTTGCAGGAGCGTTGCCTCCGGGCCGGGGTCAAGGTGGTGTTCACGCCCTGCCTGCAAAAAGCGCCGCTGAACGGCTCGACCCGCTGGTTGAACGGCACGCCGCTGATTCAGCTTTCCGGCCGTTTCAACCGCAACGATATTTTCTGGTTCACCTTTTTCCATGAAGCCGCCCATATTCTGAAGCACAACAAGAGGGATGTGTTTATCGAGGGAACGGACTATTCGTGTGACGGCAAAAAGAAGGAGGATGAGGCCGACGCTTGGGCTGCCGATTATCTTGTCAGCAGGAAGGATGAGCGGCGGATGCTTGAAACTCCTCTGTTCGTCAAGGAGGATTTCGAGCGGTTCGCCGCGGAGATTGGTACGCATCCGGCCATTGTTGCCGGGCGGATGGCGAAGCTCGGCGTGATTCACGACAGCGTTGGGCATACTTTTGGATTTTTCAAAAAGATTGAATTGAACAGCGGAGAGCAGGAATGA